One part of the Triplophysa rosa linkage group LG5, Trosa_1v2, whole genome shotgun sequence genome encodes these proteins:
- the clcn2a gene encoding chloride channel protein 2a isoform X8, translated as MKTILRGVVLKEYLTFKTFVAKVIGLTCALGSGMPLGKEGPFVHVASLCAALLSKFMALFGGIFMLKEEPFEGNKNELRNTEMLSAACAVGVGCCFAAPIGGVLFSIEVTSTFFAVRNYWRGFFAATFSAFIFRVLAVWNKDEETITALFKTRFRLDFPFDLQELPAFAVLGIASGFGGALFVYLNRIIVESMRKQKTINKFLLKKRLVYPAVVTLLVSTLTFPPGFGQFMAGQLTQHESLVALFDNLTWYKQGVAEEFEFSSHVPEAWKHPQVSVFITLLLFIVMKFWMSAVATTMPVPCGAFMPVFLIGAAFGRLVGESMAAVFPDGIHADNTVYPIVPGGYAVAGAAALSGAVTHTVSTAVIVFELTGQISHILPVMIAVILANAVAQSLQPSLYDSIIRIQKLPYLPELGWGQEKYNIRVEDIMVRDVRYITFSSSYRDLQEALVTGQLKTLALVESKESMILLGSIERSQLQSLLSQQLGRARRLEYLRVRTEDNGTHVPTFPQDSPSRSGRGVRFLISTEESSYSPTLTNSQIPLKSALKTVSAISNTESLNSSPNLSSGEPVKELVECNAGPMSPKRSRRPKRVKITMADTPDVEDDMSTAEIAEWEEQQLDEAVNFNNCKIDPAPFQLVERTSLHKTHTIFSLLGLDHAYVTSTGRLVGVVSLKELRKAIEGSVTVTGVKVRPPLASFRDSGNSSSVSEVTELHKLWSRHKSLSLPREPNLPDLEDQGEQPSEGSLVNETECTELSSQNSPLHTDDQAELPYVDTTPQEEHLPKLPYDCTHPLHDDSETVDEHCPTQSEEPLSEGSPSNSKVQPE; from the exons ATGAAGACCATCCTCCGAGGTGTGGTGCTGAAGGAATACCTTACTTTCAAAACCTTTGTCGCCAAAGTGATTGGCTTAACTTGTGCCCTTGGAAGTGGCATGCCTTTAGGCAAAGAG GGACCATTTGTTCAtgttgccagcctgtgcgctgCTCTGTTAAGCAAATTCATGGCCTTGTTTGGAGGAATCTTCATG CTGAAGGAAGAGCCCTTTGAGGGAAATAAG AATGAACTAAGAAACACAGAGATGCTGTCAGCGGCCTGTGCTGTGGGCGTGGGCTGTTGCTTCGCGGCCCCCATCGGAG GGGTGCTGTTTAGTATTGAGGTCACATCTACGTTCTTTGCTGTGAGGAACTACTGGAGAGGATTCTTCGCTGCAACCTTCAGTGCCTTTATCTTCAGGGTGCTGGCAGTGTGGAATAAGGATGAGG AGACGATCACAGCTCTCTTCAAAACTCGCTTTCGTCTGGACTTTCCCTTTGACCTACAGGAGCTTCCAGCATTTGCTGTGCTTgg GATTGCCAGTGGTTTTGGAGGGGCGTTGTTCGTCTACCTAAACAGAATAATAGTAGAATCTATGAGAAAACAGAAAACCATCAACAAGTTTTTGCTGAAAAA AAGGCTTGTTTATCCTGCTGTGGTCACTCTGCTCGTGTCCACTCTCACCTTTCCTCCAGGGTTTGGCCAGTTCATGGCAGGCCAG CTGACTCAACATGAGTCACTGGTGGCACTGTTTGACAACCTGACATGGTACAAGCAAGGTGTTGCTGAGGAGTTTGAGTTCTCCAGTCACGTTCCTGAGGCCTGGAAGCACCCGCAAGTCAGTGTCTTCATCACACTTCTCCTCTTCATAGTCATGAAG TTCTGGATGTCAGCTGTGGCCACAACAATGCCTGTGCCATGCGGGGCCTTCATGCCAGTTTTTCTCATTG GGGCTGCATTCGGCCGACTTGTTGGCGAGAGCATGGCTGCTGTTTTCCCCGACGGGATACACGCTGACAACACTGTATATCCCATAGTTCCCGGCGGTTACGCAGTTGCAG GGGCGGCGGCTCTCTCTGGCGCAGTCACTCACACCGTGTCCACCGCCGTCATCGTGTTCGAGCTGACCGGTCAAATCTCGCACATCCTGCCCGTGATGATCGCCGTCATACTGGCTAACGCTGTGGCCCAGAGTCTACAGCCTTCCCTTTACGATTCCATCATCCGCATACAGAAACTTCCGTACCTGCCGGAGCTTGGCTGGGGACAGGA GAAATATAATATCCGAGTGGAGGACATAATGGTGAGGGATGTGCGGTATATCACTTTCTCGTCCTCTTACCGGGACCTGCAGGAAGCTCTCGTAACGGGCCAGCTTAAGACTCTTGCCCTGGTGGAGTCCAAAG AGTCCATGATCCTGCTGGGTTCAATAGAGCGGTCACAGCTGCAGTCGCTGCTCTCACAGCAGCTCGGCCGGGCCCGCAGGCTGGAGTACTTGAGAGTGCGCACTGAGGACAACGGTACCCATGTGCCCACATTCCCCCAGGACTCTCCCTCCAGATCCGGCCGTGGGGTACGCTTCCTG ATCTCCACTGAAGAGTCCTCCTACAGCCCTACACTGACTAACTCTCAGATCCCCCTCAAGTCTGCTCTGAAGACAGTGTCTGCAATCAGCAACACAGAGTCATTGAACA GCTCTCCAAATCTCTCCTCTGGGGAACCTGTTAAGGAGCTGGTAGAG TGCAATGCTGGCCCCATGTCTCCTAAGAGGAGCAGGAGGCCCAAGCGTGTGAAGATTACCATGGCG GACACTCCTGATGTGGAAGATGATATGTCAACTGCAGAG ATAGCAGAGTGGGAGGAGCAACAGTTGGATGAGGCTGTAAATTTCAACAATTGTAAAATAGACCCCGCCCCCTTTCAGCTAGTGGAGCGTACATCTTTGCATAAG ACACACACCATTTTCTCACTGCTTGGCCTGGACCATGCCTATGTCACCAGCACTGGACGTCTAGTAGGCGTGGTATCTTTGAAGGAG CTCCGTAAGGCCATCGAGGGGTCTGTAACGGTGACCGGAGTGAAAGTTCGTCCCCCGCTGGCCAGCTTCCGTGACAGCGGCAACAGCAGCAGCGTTTCAGAAGTTACCGAGCTCCACAAGCTCTGGAGTCGTCACAAGAGCCTGTCGTTGCCACGGGAACCCAACCTCCCTGACCTGGAAGACCAAGGGGAGCAGCCGTCTGAAGGCAGCCTGGTAAATGAGACCGAGTGCACGGAGCTGTCCAGTCAGAACAGCCCCTTACATACAGATGACCAGGCAGAGCTGCCCTACGTCGATACTACTCCCCAAGAGGAGCATCTGCCAAAGCTCCCCTATGACTGTACCCACCCACTTCATGACGACTCGGAGACAGTCGATGAGCATTGCCCGACCCAGAGCGAGGAACCTTTGAGTGAGGGAAGCCCCTCGAACTCGAAGGTTCAACCGGAATGA
- the clcn2a gene encoding chloride channel protein 2a isoform X6 — MYGRYTQELGAYAKEEAARLREDGALRRTTSVRGQAPELQEYEKDPCAKCQVCMSRCKKFLISRVGEDWIFLILLGLVMALVSWAMDYTIAFCQQAQKWMYGGLHSNMLLQYLAWVTYPVVLITFSAGFTQILAPQAVGSGIPEMKTILRGVVLKEYLTFKTFVAKVIGLTCALGSGMPLGKEGPFVHVASLCAALLSKFMALFGGIFMLKEEPFEGNKNELRNTEMLSAACAVGVGCCFAAPIGGVLFSIEVTSTFFAVRNYWRGFFAATFSAFIFRVLAVWNKDEETITALFKTRFRLDFPFDLQELPAFAVLGIASGFGGALFVYLNRIIVESMRKQKTINKFLLKKRLVYPAVVTLLVSTLTFPPGFGQFMAGQLTQHESLVALFDNLTWYKQGVAEEFEFSSHVPEAWKHPQVSVFITLLLFIVMKFWMSAVATTMPVPCGAFMPVFLIGAAFGRLVGESMAAVFPDGIHADNTVYPIVPGGYAVAGAAALSGAVTHTVSTAVIVFELTGQISHILPVMIAVILANAVAQSLQPSLYDSIIRIQKLPYLPELGWGQEKYNIRVEDIMVRDVRYITFSSSYRDLQEALVTGQLKTLALVESKESMILLGSIERSQLQSLLSQQLGRARRLEYLRVRTEDNGTHVPTFPQDSPSRSGRGVRFLISTEESSYSPTLTNSQIPLKSALKTVSAISNTESLNSSPNLSSGEPVKELVECNAGPMSPKRSRRPKRVKITMADTPDVEDDMSTAEIAEWEEQQLDEAVNFNNCKIDPAPFQLVERTSLHKTHTIFSLLGLDHAYVTSTGRLVGVVSLKELRKAIEGSVTVTGVKVRPPLASFRDSGNSSSVSEVTELHKLWSRHKSLSLPREPNLPDLEDQGEQPSEGSLVNETECTELSSQNSPLHTDDQAELPYVDTTPQEEHLPKLPYDCTHPLHDDSETVDEHCPTQSEEPLSEGSPSNSKVQPE, encoded by the exons ATGTATGGCCGCTACACACAAGAGCTGGGCGCCTATGCCAAAGAAGAGGCAGCTCGTCTGCGTGAGGATGGAGCACTGCGGAGGACCACCAGTGTGCGTGGCCAGGCCCCAGAACTGCAGGAGTATGAGAAAGATCCGTGTGCCAAGTGTCAAG TCTGTATGTCACGGTGTAAGAAGTTCCTGATTTCCCGCGTGGGTGAAGACTGGATTTTCCTCATCCTCTTGGGGCTTGTCATGGCATTGGTCAGCTGGGCCATGGACTACACTATTGCCTTCTGCCAGCAAG CACAGAAGTGGATGTATGGTGGTCTGCACAGTAACATGCTCCTTCAGTACCTGGCCTGGGTCACCTACCCTGTGGTCTTAATCACCTTCTCCGCCGGCTTTACGCAGATACTCGCTCCACAGGCAGTGG GTTCTGGGATCCCTGAGATGAAGACCATCCTCCGAGGTGTGGTGCTGAAGGAATACCTTACTTTCAAAACCTTTGTCGCCAAAGTGATTGGCTTAACTTGTGCCCTTGGAAGTGGCATGCCTTTAGGCAAAGAG GGACCATTTGTTCAtgttgccagcctgtgcgctgCTCTGTTAAGCAAATTCATGGCCTTGTTTGGAGGAATCTTCATG CTGAAGGAAGAGCCCTTTGAGGGAAATAAG AATGAACTAAGAAACACAGAGATGCTGTCAGCGGCCTGTGCTGTGGGCGTGGGCTGTTGCTTCGCGGCCCCCATCGGAG GGGTGCTGTTTAGTATTGAGGTCACATCTACGTTCTTTGCTGTGAGGAACTACTGGAGAGGATTCTTCGCTGCAACCTTCAGTGCCTTTATCTTCAGGGTGCTGGCAGTGTGGAATAAGGATGAGG AGACGATCACAGCTCTCTTCAAAACTCGCTTTCGTCTGGACTTTCCCTTTGACCTACAGGAGCTTCCAGCATTTGCTGTGCTTgg GATTGCCAGTGGTTTTGGAGGGGCGTTGTTCGTCTACCTAAACAGAATAATAGTAGAATCTATGAGAAAACAGAAAACCATCAACAAGTTTTTGCTGAAAAA AAGGCTTGTTTATCCTGCTGTGGTCACTCTGCTCGTGTCCACTCTCACCTTTCCTCCAGGGTTTGGCCAGTTCATGGCAGGCCAG CTGACTCAACATGAGTCACTGGTGGCACTGTTTGACAACCTGACATGGTACAAGCAAGGTGTTGCTGAGGAGTTTGAGTTCTCCAGTCACGTTCCTGAGGCCTGGAAGCACCCGCAAGTCAGTGTCTTCATCACACTTCTCCTCTTCATAGTCATGAAG TTCTGGATGTCAGCTGTGGCCACAACAATGCCTGTGCCATGCGGGGCCTTCATGCCAGTTTTTCTCATTG GGGCTGCATTCGGCCGACTTGTTGGCGAGAGCATGGCTGCTGTTTTCCCCGACGGGATACACGCTGACAACACTGTATATCCCATAGTTCCCGGCGGTTACGCAGTTGCAG GGGCGGCGGCTCTCTCTGGCGCAGTCACTCACACCGTGTCCACCGCCGTCATCGTGTTCGAGCTGACCGGTCAAATCTCGCACATCCTGCCCGTGATGATCGCCGTCATACTGGCTAACGCTGTGGCCCAGAGTCTACAGCCTTCCCTTTACGATTCCATCATCCGCATACAGAAACTTCCGTACCTGCCGGAGCTTGGCTGGGGACAGGA GAAATATAATATCCGAGTGGAGGACATAATGGTGAGGGATGTGCGGTATATCACTTTCTCGTCCTCTTACCGGGACCTGCAGGAAGCTCTCGTAACGGGCCAGCTTAAGACTCTTGCCCTGGTGGAGTCCAAAG AGTCCATGATCCTGCTGGGTTCAATAGAGCGGTCACAGCTGCAGTCGCTGCTCTCACAGCAGCTCGGCCGGGCCCGCAGGCTGGAGTACTTGAGAGTGCGCACTGAGGACAACGGTACCCATGTGCCCACATTCCCCCAGGACTCTCCCTCCAGATCCGGCCGTGGGGTACGCTTCCTG ATCTCCACTGAAGAGTCCTCCTACAGCCCTACACTGACTAACTCTCAGATCCCCCTCAAGTCTGCTCTGAAGACAGTGTCTGCAATCAGCAACACAGAGTCATTGAACA GCTCTCCAAATCTCTCCTCTGGGGAACCTGTTAAGGAGCTGGTAGAG TGCAATGCTGGCCCCATGTCTCCTAAGAGGAGCAGGAGGCCCAAGCGTGTGAAGATTACCATGGCG GACACTCCTGATGTGGAAGATGATATGTCAACTGCAGAG ATAGCAGAGTGGGAGGAGCAACAGTTGGATGAGGCTGTAAATTTCAACAATTGTAAAATAGACCCCGCCCCCTTTCAGCTAGTGGAGCGTACATCTTTGCATAAG ACACACACCATTTTCTCACTGCTTGGCCTGGACCATGCCTATGTCACCAGCACTGGACGTCTAGTAGGCGTGGTATCTTTGAAGGAG CTCCGTAAGGCCATCGAGGGGTCTGTAACGGTGACCGGAGTGAAAGTTCGTCCCCCGCTGGCCAGCTTCCGTGACAGCGGCAACAGCAGCAGCGTTTCAGAAGTTACCGAGCTCCACAAGCTCTGGAGTCGTCACAAGAGCCTGTCGTTGCCACGGGAACCCAACCTCCCTGACCTGGAAGACCAAGGGGAGCAGCCGTCTGAAGGCAGCCTGGTAAATGAGACCGAGTGCACGGAGCTGTCCAGTCAGAACAGCCCCTTACATACAGATGACCAGGCAGAGCTGCCCTACGTCGATACTACTCCCCAAGAGGAGCATCTGCCAAAGCTCCCCTATGACTGTACCCACCCACTTCATGACGACTCGGAGACAGTCGATGAGCATTGCCCGACCCAGAGCGAGGAACCTTTGAGTGAGGGAAGCCCCTCGAACTCGAAGGTTCAACCGGAATGA
- the clcn2a gene encoding chloride channel protein 2a isoform X5, translated as MARDRAQQRVLQYQQTLMYGRYTQELGAYAKEEAARLREDGALRRTTSVRGQAPELQEYEKDPCAKCQVCMSRCKKFLISRVGEDWIFLILLGLVMALVSWAMDYTIAFCQQAQKWMYGGLHSNMLLQYLAWVTYPVVLITFSAGFTQILAPQAVGSGIPEMKTILRGVVLKEYLTFKTFVAKVIGLTCALGSGMPLGKEGPFVHVASLCAALLSKFMALFGGIFMNELRNTEMLSAACAVGVGCCFAAPIGGVLFSIEVTSTFFAVRNYWRGFFAATFSAFIFRVLAVWNKDEETITALFKTRFRLDFPFDLQELPAFAVLGIASGFGGALFVYLNRIIVESMRKQKTINKFLLKKRLVYPAVVTLLVSTLTFPPGFGQFMAGQLTQHESLVALFDNLTWYKQGVAEEFEFSSHVPEAWKHPQVSVFITLLLFIVMKFWMSAVATTMPVPCGAFMPVFLIGAAFGRLVGESMAAVFPDGIHADNTVYPIVPGGYAVAGAAALSGAVTHTVSTAVIVFELTGQISHILPVMIAVILANAVAQSLQPSLYDSIIRIQKLPYLPELGWGQEKYNIRVEDIMVRDVRYITFSSSYRDLQEALVTGQLKTLALVESKESMILLGSIERSQLQSLLSQQLGRARRLEYLRVRTEDNGTHVPTFPQDSPSRSGRGVRFLISTEESSYSPTLTNSQIPLKSALKTVSAISNTESLNSSPNLSSGEPVKELVECNAGPMSPKRSRRPKRVKITMADTPDVEDDMSTAEIAEWEEQQLDEAVNFNNCKIDPAPFQLVERTSLHKTHTIFSLLGLDHAYVTSTGRLVGVVSLKELRKAIEGSVTVTGVKVRPPLASFRDSGNSSSVSEVTELHKLWSRHKSLSLPREPNLPDLEDQGEQPSEGSLVNETECTELSSQNSPLHTDDQAELPYVDTTPQEEHLPKLPYDCTHPLHDDSETVDEHCPTQSEEPLSEGSPSNSKVQPE; from the exons ATGTATGGCCGCTACACACAAGAGCTGGGCGCCTATGCCAAAGAAGAGGCAGCTCGTCTGCGTGAGGATGGAGCACTGCGGAGGACCACCAGTGTGCGTGGCCAGGCCCCAGAACTGCAGGAGTATGAGAAAGATCCGTGTGCCAAGTGTCAAG TCTGTATGTCACGGTGTAAGAAGTTCCTGATTTCCCGCGTGGGTGAAGACTGGATTTTCCTCATCCTCTTGGGGCTTGTCATGGCATTGGTCAGCTGGGCCATGGACTACACTATTGCCTTCTGCCAGCAAG CACAGAAGTGGATGTATGGTGGTCTGCACAGTAACATGCTCCTTCAGTACCTGGCCTGGGTCACCTACCCTGTGGTCTTAATCACCTTCTCCGCCGGCTTTACGCAGATACTCGCTCCACAGGCAGTGG GTTCTGGGATCCCTGAGATGAAGACCATCCTCCGAGGTGTGGTGCTGAAGGAATACCTTACTTTCAAAACCTTTGTCGCCAAAGTGATTGGCTTAACTTGTGCCCTTGGAAGTGGCATGCCTTTAGGCAAAGAG GGACCATTTGTTCAtgttgccagcctgtgcgctgCTCTGTTAAGCAAATTCATGGCCTTGTTTGGAGGAATCTTCATG AATGAACTAAGAAACACAGAGATGCTGTCAGCGGCCTGTGCTGTGGGCGTGGGCTGTTGCTTCGCGGCCCCCATCGGAG GGGTGCTGTTTAGTATTGAGGTCACATCTACGTTCTTTGCTGTGAGGAACTACTGGAGAGGATTCTTCGCTGCAACCTTCAGTGCCTTTATCTTCAGGGTGCTGGCAGTGTGGAATAAGGATGAGG AGACGATCACAGCTCTCTTCAAAACTCGCTTTCGTCTGGACTTTCCCTTTGACCTACAGGAGCTTCCAGCATTTGCTGTGCTTgg GATTGCCAGTGGTTTTGGAGGGGCGTTGTTCGTCTACCTAAACAGAATAATAGTAGAATCTATGAGAAAACAGAAAACCATCAACAAGTTTTTGCTGAAAAA AAGGCTTGTTTATCCTGCTGTGGTCACTCTGCTCGTGTCCACTCTCACCTTTCCTCCAGGGTTTGGCCAGTTCATGGCAGGCCAG CTGACTCAACATGAGTCACTGGTGGCACTGTTTGACAACCTGACATGGTACAAGCAAGGTGTTGCTGAGGAGTTTGAGTTCTCCAGTCACGTTCCTGAGGCCTGGAAGCACCCGCAAGTCAGTGTCTTCATCACACTTCTCCTCTTCATAGTCATGAAG TTCTGGATGTCAGCTGTGGCCACAACAATGCCTGTGCCATGCGGGGCCTTCATGCCAGTTTTTCTCATTG GGGCTGCATTCGGCCGACTTGTTGGCGAGAGCATGGCTGCTGTTTTCCCCGACGGGATACACGCTGACAACACTGTATATCCCATAGTTCCCGGCGGTTACGCAGTTGCAG GGGCGGCGGCTCTCTCTGGCGCAGTCACTCACACCGTGTCCACCGCCGTCATCGTGTTCGAGCTGACCGGTCAAATCTCGCACATCCTGCCCGTGATGATCGCCGTCATACTGGCTAACGCTGTGGCCCAGAGTCTACAGCCTTCCCTTTACGATTCCATCATCCGCATACAGAAACTTCCGTACCTGCCGGAGCTTGGCTGGGGACAGGA GAAATATAATATCCGAGTGGAGGACATAATGGTGAGGGATGTGCGGTATATCACTTTCTCGTCCTCTTACCGGGACCTGCAGGAAGCTCTCGTAACGGGCCAGCTTAAGACTCTTGCCCTGGTGGAGTCCAAAG AGTCCATGATCCTGCTGGGTTCAATAGAGCGGTCACAGCTGCAGTCGCTGCTCTCACAGCAGCTCGGCCGGGCCCGCAGGCTGGAGTACTTGAGAGTGCGCACTGAGGACAACGGTACCCATGTGCCCACATTCCCCCAGGACTCTCCCTCCAGATCCGGCCGTGGGGTACGCTTCCTG ATCTCCACTGAAGAGTCCTCCTACAGCCCTACACTGACTAACTCTCAGATCCCCCTCAAGTCTGCTCTGAAGACAGTGTCTGCAATCAGCAACACAGAGTCATTGAACA GCTCTCCAAATCTCTCCTCTGGGGAACCTGTTAAGGAGCTGGTAGAG TGCAATGCTGGCCCCATGTCTCCTAAGAGGAGCAGGAGGCCCAAGCGTGTGAAGATTACCATGGCG GACACTCCTGATGTGGAAGATGATATGTCAACTGCAGAG ATAGCAGAGTGGGAGGAGCAACAGTTGGATGAGGCTGTAAATTTCAACAATTGTAAAATAGACCCCGCCCCCTTTCAGCTAGTGGAGCGTACATCTTTGCATAAG ACACACACCATTTTCTCACTGCTTGGCCTGGACCATGCCTATGTCACCAGCACTGGACGTCTAGTAGGCGTGGTATCTTTGAAGGAG CTCCGTAAGGCCATCGAGGGGTCTGTAACGGTGACCGGAGTGAAAGTTCGTCCCCCGCTGGCCAGCTTCCGTGACAGCGGCAACAGCAGCAGCGTTTCAGAAGTTACCGAGCTCCACAAGCTCTGGAGTCGTCACAAGAGCCTGTCGTTGCCACGGGAACCCAACCTCCCTGACCTGGAAGACCAAGGGGAGCAGCCGTCTGAAGGCAGCCTGGTAAATGAGACCGAGTGCACGGAGCTGTCCAGTCAGAACAGCCCCTTACATACAGATGACCAGGCAGAGCTGCCCTACGTCGATACTACTCCCCAAGAGGAGCATCTGCCAAAGCTCCCCTATGACTGTACCCACCCACTTCATGACGACTCGGAGACAGTCGATGAGCATTGCCCGACCCAGAGCGAGGAACCTTTGAGTGAGGGAAGCCCCTCGAACTCGAAGGTTCAACCGGAATGA